A window from Theobroma cacao cultivar B97-61/B2 chromosome 3, Criollo_cocoa_genome_V2, whole genome shotgun sequence encodes these proteins:
- the LOC18604429 gene encoding protein FAR-RED ELONGATED HYPOCOTYL 3 isoform X2, which yields MDIDLRLPSGEQCKEDEEANGIDNILDGDEKLHNGVVEAGNIAHVGQDVRPEDGMEMNSSAVDMVTFKEDTNLEPLSGMEFESHGEAYSFYQEYARSMGFNTAIQNSRRSKTSREFIDAKFACSRYGTKREYDKSFNRPRARQSKQDPDNTTGRRSCSKTDCKASMHVKRRPDGKWVVHSFVKEHNHELLPAQAVSEQTRRMYAAMARQFAEYKNVVGLKNDPKNPFDKGRNLALEAGDVKILLEFFTHMQNINSNFFYAIDLGEDQRLKSLFWVDAKSRHDYSYFCDVVSFDTTYVRNKYKMPLALFIGVNHHYQFMPLGCALVSDESAATFSWLMQTWLKAMGGQSPRVIITDQDRIVKSVVAEIFPNTHHCFFLWHVLGKVSENLGHVIKQHGNFMAKFEKCIYRSWTEEEFAKRWWKILDRFGLKDDEWMKSLYEDRRKWVPTYIMDVLLAGMSMVQRSESVNSFFDKYVHKKTTVQEFLKQYEAILQDRYEEEAKANSDSWSKLPTLKSPSPFEKSVAGLYTHTIFKKFQVEVVGAIACHPKPENHDATSSFFRVQDLEKNQDFIVTLNEMKSEVSCICRLYEYKGYLCRHAMVVLQINGHSAIPSQYILKRWTKEAKSRHLMGDESEQVQSRVQRYNDLFQRAMKLIEEGSLSQESYYIAFRSLEEAFGNCLSANTSNKSLAEAVTSPTQGMICIEEDNQSRSTSKTNKKKNPTKKRKGNSEQEVMTVPATDGLQQMDKLSSRSVGLDGYFGAQTSVQGMLNLMAPRDNYYGNQQTIQGLGQLNTIAASHDGYYGPQQTMPGMGQMDFFRAPGFYIRDDTNVRAAQLHDDASRHA from the exons ATGGACATAGATCTTAGGTTACCTTCTGGTGAGCAGTGtaaggaagatgaagaagcaAATGGAATTGATAATATATTGGATGGTGATGAAAAATTGCATAATGGAGTGGTTGAGGCTGGAAATATTGCTCATGTAGGACAGGATGTACGCCCTGAAGATGGCATGGAAATGAATTCTTCTGCTGTGGATATGGTGACCTTCAAGGAGGATACCAATCTTGAGCCACTTTCTGGTATGGAATTTGAATCACATGGGGAAGCATATTCTTTTTATCAAGAATATGCTCGGTCTATGGGATTCAACACTGCTATACAAAATAGCCGCCGTTCGAAAACATCAAGAGAATTTATTGATGCAAAATTTGCCTGTTCTAGATATGGAACCAAGCGGGAGTATGACAAATCCTTTAATCGGCCACGTGCCAGACAAAGCAAGCAAGACCCAGATAATACAACTGGTAGGCGATCATGTTCAAAGACAGATTGTAAAGCAAGCATGCATGTGAAGAGAAGACCAGATGGAAAATGGGTTGTACATAGCTTTGTGAAGGAACATAACCATGAACTTTTGCCGGCTCAAGCTGTCAGTGAACAAACCAGAAGGATGTATGCTGCGATGGCTAGACAATTTGctgaatataaaaatgttgtTGGTCTGAAGAATGATCCCAAAAATCCATTTGATAAAGGTCGAAATTTGGCATTAGAAGCTGGAGATGTTAAGATTTTGCTCGAATTTTTTACACACATGCAGAACATAAATTCAAACTTCTTTTATGCAATAGACCTTGGTGAAGATCAACGTCTGAAAAGTTTGTTTTGGgttgatgcaaagagtaggcatGATTACAGTTATTTCTGTGATGTTGTGTCTTTTGATACTACTTATGTTagaaacaaatataaaatgcCTCTTGCGCTGTTTATTGGAGTGAACCACCATTACCAGTTCATGCCACTTGGATGTGCATTGGTATCAGATGAGAGTGCAGCAACATTTTCTTGGCTAATGCAGACATGGCTTAAAGCAATGGGTGGACAATCTCCTAGAGTCATAATCACTGACCAAGACAGAATTGTGAAATCTGTTGTTGCAGAAATCTTTCCGAATACTCATCATTGCTTCTTTCTATGGCATGTACTCGGGAAGGTTTCTGAGAATCTTGGTCATGTGATCAAACAGCATGGGAACTTTATGgcaaaatttgagaaatgcaTCTATAGGTCATGGACCGAAGAGGAGTTTGCTAAAAGGTGGTGGAAAATTCTTGATAGATTTGGACTCAAAGATGATGAATGGATGAAGTCATTATATGAAGACCGCAGAAAGTGGGTGCCAACCTATATAATGGATGTTTTGCTGGCTGGGATGTCTATGGTTCAGAGATCTGAGAGTGTGAACTCATTCTTTGACAAGTATGTACATAAGAAGACCACTGTGCAAGAGTTTTTGAAACAGTACGAAGCAATTTTACAAGATAGGTATGAAGAGGAAGCCAAAGCAAATTCTGATTCATGGAGCAAACTGCCTACACTAAAATCTCCATCACCTTTTGAGAAGAGTGTTGCAGGGTTGTACACACACACAATATTCAAGAAGTTTCAAGTTGAAGTTGTGGGTGCCATTGCTTGTCATCCCAAGCcagaaaatcatgatgcaacAAGCAGCTTTTTCAGAGTTCAAGATCTTGAGAAGAATCAGGATTTCATTGTTACATTGAATGAGATGAAGTCTGAAGTTTCTTGTATATGCCGATTATACGAATACAAAGGCTATCTCTGCAGGCATGCAATGGTTGTTCTCCAAATAAATGGCCACTCAGCCATCCCGTCTCAATATATTTTGAAACGATGGACAAAAGAGGCAAAGAGCAGGCATCTCATGGGAGATGAATCTGAGCAGGTGCAATCTAGGGTGCAGCGATACAATGATCTATTTCAACGGGCAATGAAGTTGATTGAAGAGGGTTCACTGTCCCAAGAGAGCTACTATATTGCGTTCCGAAGCCTAGAAGAAGCTTTTGGGAACTGTTTGAGTGCAAACACTTCTAACAAGAGCCTTGCGGAAGCTGTCACATCTCCCACCCAGGGTATGATCTGTATTGAAGAAGATAATCAAAGCAGAAGCACGAGCAagacaaacaagaaaaagaatccaaccaaaaaaagaaag GGAAACTCTGAACAGGAGGTAATGACTGTTCCAGCAACGGATGGCTTGCAACAAATG gaTAAATTAAGTTCAAGATCAGTAGGCCTAGATGGTTATTTTGGTGCGCAAACAAGCGTACAAGGAATG CTTAATTTAATGGCACCACGTGATAATTATTATGGGAATCAACAGACAATTCAGGGGCTG GGACAGTTGAACACCATAGCAGCAAGCCATGATGGTTACTATGGCCCTCAGCAAACCATGCCTGGGATG GGACAGATGGATTTCTTTCGAGCACCTGGTTTTTACATCCGG GATGACACCAATGTGAGAGCTGCACAGTTGCATGATGATGCATCAAGACATGCATGA
- the LOC18604429 gene encoding protein FAR-RED ELONGATED HYPOCOTYL 3 isoform X1, protein MDIDLRLPSGEQCKEDEEANGIDNILDGDEKLHNGVVEAGNIAHVGQDVRPEDGMEMNSSAVDMVTFKEDTNLEPLSGMEFESHGEAYSFYQEYARSMGFNTAIQNSRRSKTSREFIDAKFACSRYGTKREYDKSFNRPRARQSKQDPDNTTGRRSCSKTDCKASMHVKRRPDGKWVVHSFVKEHNHELLPAQAVSEQTRRMYAAMARQFAEYKNVVGLKNDPKNPFDKGRNLALEAGDVKILLEFFTHMQNINSNFFYAIDLGEDQRLKSLFWVDAKSRHDYSYFCDVVSFDTTYVRNKYKMPLALFIGVNHHYQFMPLGCALVSDESAATFSWLMQTWLKAMGGQSPRVIITDQDRIVKSVVAEIFPNTHHCFFLWHVLGKVSENLGHVIKQHGNFMAKFEKCIYRSWTEEEFAKRWWKILDRFGLKDDEWMKSLYEDRRKWVPTYIMDVLLAGMSMVQRSESVNSFFDKYVHKKTTVQEFLKQYEAILQDRYEEEAKANSDSWSKLPTLKSPSPFEKSVAGLYTHTIFKKFQVEVVGAIACHPKPENHDATSSFFRVQDLEKNQDFIVTLNEMKSEVSCICRLYEYKGYLCRHAMVVLQINGHSAIPSQYILKRWTKEAKSRHLMGDESEQVQSRVQRYNDLFQRAMKLIEEGSLSQESYYIAFRSLEEAFGNCLSANTSNKSLAEAVTSPTQGMICIEEDNQSRSTSKTNKKKNPTKKRKGNSEQEVMTVPATDGLQQMDKLSSRSVGLDGYFGAQTSVQGMVQLNLMAPRDNYYGNQQTIQGLGQLNTIAASHDGYYGPQQTMPGMGQMDFFRAPGFYIRDDTNVRAAQLHDDASRHA, encoded by the exons ATGGACATAGATCTTAGGTTACCTTCTGGTGAGCAGTGtaaggaagatgaagaagcaAATGGAATTGATAATATATTGGATGGTGATGAAAAATTGCATAATGGAGTGGTTGAGGCTGGAAATATTGCTCATGTAGGACAGGATGTACGCCCTGAAGATGGCATGGAAATGAATTCTTCTGCTGTGGATATGGTGACCTTCAAGGAGGATACCAATCTTGAGCCACTTTCTGGTATGGAATTTGAATCACATGGGGAAGCATATTCTTTTTATCAAGAATATGCTCGGTCTATGGGATTCAACACTGCTATACAAAATAGCCGCCGTTCGAAAACATCAAGAGAATTTATTGATGCAAAATTTGCCTGTTCTAGATATGGAACCAAGCGGGAGTATGACAAATCCTTTAATCGGCCACGTGCCAGACAAAGCAAGCAAGACCCAGATAATACAACTGGTAGGCGATCATGTTCAAAGACAGATTGTAAAGCAAGCATGCATGTGAAGAGAAGACCAGATGGAAAATGGGTTGTACATAGCTTTGTGAAGGAACATAACCATGAACTTTTGCCGGCTCAAGCTGTCAGTGAACAAACCAGAAGGATGTATGCTGCGATGGCTAGACAATTTGctgaatataaaaatgttgtTGGTCTGAAGAATGATCCCAAAAATCCATTTGATAAAGGTCGAAATTTGGCATTAGAAGCTGGAGATGTTAAGATTTTGCTCGAATTTTTTACACACATGCAGAACATAAATTCAAACTTCTTTTATGCAATAGACCTTGGTGAAGATCAACGTCTGAAAAGTTTGTTTTGGgttgatgcaaagagtaggcatGATTACAGTTATTTCTGTGATGTTGTGTCTTTTGATACTACTTATGTTagaaacaaatataaaatgcCTCTTGCGCTGTTTATTGGAGTGAACCACCATTACCAGTTCATGCCACTTGGATGTGCATTGGTATCAGATGAGAGTGCAGCAACATTTTCTTGGCTAATGCAGACATGGCTTAAAGCAATGGGTGGACAATCTCCTAGAGTCATAATCACTGACCAAGACAGAATTGTGAAATCTGTTGTTGCAGAAATCTTTCCGAATACTCATCATTGCTTCTTTCTATGGCATGTACTCGGGAAGGTTTCTGAGAATCTTGGTCATGTGATCAAACAGCATGGGAACTTTATGgcaaaatttgagaaatgcaTCTATAGGTCATGGACCGAAGAGGAGTTTGCTAAAAGGTGGTGGAAAATTCTTGATAGATTTGGACTCAAAGATGATGAATGGATGAAGTCATTATATGAAGACCGCAGAAAGTGGGTGCCAACCTATATAATGGATGTTTTGCTGGCTGGGATGTCTATGGTTCAGAGATCTGAGAGTGTGAACTCATTCTTTGACAAGTATGTACATAAGAAGACCACTGTGCAAGAGTTTTTGAAACAGTACGAAGCAATTTTACAAGATAGGTATGAAGAGGAAGCCAAAGCAAATTCTGATTCATGGAGCAAACTGCCTACACTAAAATCTCCATCACCTTTTGAGAAGAGTGTTGCAGGGTTGTACACACACACAATATTCAAGAAGTTTCAAGTTGAAGTTGTGGGTGCCATTGCTTGTCATCCCAAGCcagaaaatcatgatgcaacAAGCAGCTTTTTCAGAGTTCAAGATCTTGAGAAGAATCAGGATTTCATTGTTACATTGAATGAGATGAAGTCTGAAGTTTCTTGTATATGCCGATTATACGAATACAAAGGCTATCTCTGCAGGCATGCAATGGTTGTTCTCCAAATAAATGGCCACTCAGCCATCCCGTCTCAATATATTTTGAAACGATGGACAAAAGAGGCAAAGAGCAGGCATCTCATGGGAGATGAATCTGAGCAGGTGCAATCTAGGGTGCAGCGATACAATGATCTATTTCAACGGGCAATGAAGTTGATTGAAGAGGGTTCACTGTCCCAAGAGAGCTACTATATTGCGTTCCGAAGCCTAGAAGAAGCTTTTGGGAACTGTTTGAGTGCAAACACTTCTAACAAGAGCCTTGCGGAAGCTGTCACATCTCCCACCCAGGGTATGATCTGTATTGAAGAAGATAATCAAAGCAGAAGCACGAGCAagacaaacaagaaaaagaatccaaccaaaaaaagaaag GGAAACTCTGAACAGGAGGTAATGACTGTTCCAGCAACGGATGGCTTGCAACAAATG gaTAAATTAAGTTCAAGATCAGTAGGCCTAGATGGTTATTTTGGTGCGCAAACAAGCGTACAAGGAATG GTGCAGCTTAATTTAATGGCACCACGTGATAATTATTATGGGAATCAACAGACAATTCAGGGGCTG GGACAGTTGAACACCATAGCAGCAAGCCATGATGGTTACTATGGCCCTCAGCAAACCATGCCTGGGATG GGACAGATGGATTTCTTTCGAGCACCTGGTTTTTACATCCGG GATGACACCAATGTGAGAGCTGCACAGTTGCATGATGATGCATCAAGACATGCATGA